In a single window of the Niabella ginsenosidivorans genome:
- the leuC gene encoding 3-isopropylmalate dehydratase large subunit, whose product MSNATTLFDKVWDAHVVRHIDDGPDVLFIDRHFIHEVTSPVAFLGLEKRGIPVLYPQRTFATADHNTPTMHQDQPVKDPLSANQLAALSSNAAKWGISLWALGSPKNGIVHVVGPENGITQPGMTIVCGDSHTSTHGAFGCIAFGIGTSEVEMVLSSQCIMQPKPKKMRITINGKLGKGVLPKDVALYMISRITASGATGYFVEYAGEVFENMSMEGRMTVCNMSIEMGARGGMIAPDQTTFDYVNGKEKAPKGEAWDKALAYWKTLKTDEDAVFDKELHFDAADIEPQITYGTNPGLGTGITHQIPKASEVKDGEASYKKSLAYMDFEEGQPLIGKKIDYVFLGSCTNGRIEDFRAFASIVKGKKKADNITAWLVPGSHIVEEQIKAEGILDILNEAGFELRQPGCSACLAMNEDKIPAGKYAVSTSNRNFEGRQGPGARTLLASPYVAAAVAVTGVVTDPRELMTEGAMA is encoded by the coding sequence ATGAGCAACGCTACTACTTTGTTTGATAAGGTTTGGGACGCGCACGTGGTGCGTCATATTGATGACGGTCCGGATGTTTTGTTTATCGATCGTCATTTTATTCATGAAGTAACCAGTCCTGTAGCTTTCCTTGGACTGGAAAAAAGAGGTATTCCTGTATTGTACCCGCAGCGCACTTTTGCAACGGCTGATCACAACACCCCCACAATGCACCAGGACCAGCCGGTTAAAGACCCGCTATCCGCCAACCAACTGGCAGCGCTTTCCAGCAATGCGGCTAAATGGGGCATCTCTTTATGGGCATTGGGCAGTCCCAAGAACGGGATCGTGCACGTAGTAGGCCCGGAGAACGGTATTACACAACCCGGGATGACTATTGTTTGCGGCGACTCCCACACTTCCACCCATGGTGCTTTTGGCTGTATTGCCTTTGGCATTGGCACTTCAGAGGTAGAAATGGTGCTTTCTTCCCAATGCATTATGCAGCCCAAGCCCAAGAAAATGCGTATTACCATTAATGGCAAACTGGGTAAAGGCGTATTACCCAAAGACGTAGCCCTTTATATGATCTCCCGGATCACTGCCAGCGGCGCTACCGGTTATTTTGTGGAGTATGCCGGTGAAGTTTTTGAAAACATGAGCATGGAAGGCCGCATGACGGTTTGCAATATGTCTATTGAAATGGGCGCCCGCGGCGGTATGATCGCCCCGGACCAAACCACTTTTGATTATGTAAACGGCAAAGAAAAAGCGCCCAAAGGCGAAGCCTGGGACAAGGCGCTTGCCTACTGGAAAACCTTAAAAACAGACGAAGACGCTGTATTTGATAAAGAATTACATTTTGATGCAGCTGATATTGAGCCGCAGATCACTTACGGTACCAACCCGGGTCTGGGAACGGGCATTACCCATCAGATACCCAAAGCATCTGAAGTAAAGGACGGTGAGGCTTCCTATAAAAAATCACTGGCCTATATGGATTTTGAGGAAGGCCAGCCCTTAATTGGTAAAAAGATCGATTATGTGTTCCTCGGCAGCTGTACCAATGGCCGCATTGAAGACTTCCGTGCCTTTGCCTCCATTGTAAAAGGCAAGAAAAAGGCAGACAATATCACCGCATGGCTGGTGCCCGGCTCACATATTGTAGAAGAACAGATCAAGGCGGAAGGCATTCTGGATATTTTAAATGAGGCAGGCTTTGAATTACGGCAGCCGGGCTGTTCCGCCTGTCTGGCTATGAATGAAGACAAAATACCCGCCGGCAAATACGCGGTAAGCACCAGCAACCGCAATTTTGAAGGCCGCCAGGGGCCCGGCGCCCGTACACTGCTGGCCAGCCCTTATGTAGCGGCTGCCGTTGCTGTAACCGGGGTAGTAACCGACCCGCGTGAACTGATGACCGAAGGAGCTATGGCATAG
- the uvrA gene encoding excinuclease ABC subunit UvrA has product MKPENEVIEVTGARVHNLKNIDIAIPKNELVVITGISGSGKSSLAFDTIYSEGQRRYMETFGAYARQFIGNMERPEVDQISGLSPVISIEQKTTNKNPRSTVGTITEVYDFFRLLFARVGEAYSYNTGKKMVKWSEEEIVANIFERFRDKKINLLAPLVRGRKGHYRELFEEVRKKGYLKVRIDGEIKDLVPKMQVDRYKIHDIELVVDRLEVNDASRARLSQSVQETLRLGRELLFLLENGKEQPVQYSKQLMCEDTGISYEEPSPNTFSFNSPYGACPYCKGIGTAYAIDLNAVLPNRKLSISEGGIAPLGEERNASVYQQVVGFAKKHKISLSKPIEGLPEQQLDMLLYGDGNASHDLELDGSDDSIPDTYTGNYEGIIPMLKRWFFSTQTTEWLREWVEQFMRLKPCPVCNGSRLKKESLWFKIDDRNIAELSSLNLDKLALWLKGLEKRLTKKQNLIAKDILKEIRERLQFLLDVGLTYLTLYRPSRTLSGGESQRIRLATQIGSQLQGITYILDEPSIGLHQRDNHRLIRSLQNLRDIGNSVLVVEHDKDIMLAADYLIDIGPKAGYHGGRIVAKGTPKEILKLDTITSGYLNGHLKIAVPEERRKGNGQFLELKGASGNNLRNVHVKFPLGKMIVVTGVSGSGKSTLINDTLYPLLSNHCFPASKMQAMPHKSIKGLEHIDKVVEIDQSPIGRTPRSNPATYCGFFTDIRALFASVPEAKIRGYNAGRFSFNVKTGRCDVCEGGGMRVIEMNFLPDVYVPCEKCNGKRYNRETLEIRYKGKSISDVLDMTVDDAVEFFQPVPSIYRKIKTLQDVGLGYITLGQSAVTLSGGEAQRVKLSTELSKKDTGKTFYILDEPTTGLHFEDIKHLLSVLNKLADKGNTVLVIEHNMDVIKVADHIIDLGPEGGDGGGRILFEGTPEALVKIKDSYTGLYLKEELN; this is encoded by the coding sequence TTGAAACCTGAAAATGAAGTAATTGAGGTAACCGGCGCGCGGGTGCACAATTTGAAAAATATTGATATTGCTATTCCTAAAAATGAGCTGGTGGTCATCACCGGCATCAGCGGAAGCGGAAAATCGTCCCTGGCTTTTGATACCATTTATTCTGAAGGGCAGCGCCGCTATATGGAAACCTTTGGGGCCTATGCCCGGCAATTCATCGGGAACATGGAACGCCCGGAAGTGGATCAGATCAGCGGTCTTTCTCCTGTAATTTCTATTGAGCAGAAAACCACCAATAAAAATCCGAGATCAACCGTTGGCACCATCACTGAGGTGTATGATTTTTTCCGGTTGCTGTTTGCCCGGGTCGGCGAGGCCTACTCGTACAATACCGGAAAAAAAATGGTAAAGTGGAGCGAGGAGGAGATCGTGGCAAATATTTTTGAGCGCTTCCGGGATAAAAAGATCAACCTGCTGGCGCCATTGGTGCGTGGGCGCAAAGGGCATTACCGCGAGCTGTTTGAGGAGGTGCGCAAGAAGGGCTATTTAAAAGTCCGGATAGATGGTGAAATAAAGGACCTTGTTCCCAAAATGCAGGTGGATCGTTATAAGATCCATGACATTGAACTGGTGGTAGACCGGCTGGAAGTGAATGATGCATCCAGGGCACGCCTTAGCCAAAGCGTTCAGGAAACGCTGCGGCTGGGCAGGGAACTGCTGTTCTTACTGGAGAACGGAAAAGAGCAACCGGTGCAGTACAGTAAGCAACTGATGTGTGAAGACACCGGTATCAGTTACGAAGAGCCATCGCCCAACACTTTTTCCTTTAATTCGCCTTATGGTGCCTGTCCCTATTGCAAAGGGATTGGTACGGCCTATGCTATTGACCTGAATGCGGTGCTGCCCAACCGGAAGCTGAGCATCAGTGAGGGGGGGATCGCACCTTTGGGAGAAGAGCGCAATGCCAGTGTGTATCAGCAGGTAGTGGGTTTTGCAAAAAAGCATAAAATCAGCCTGTCAAAACCGATAGAAGGTTTGCCGGAACAACAACTGGATATGCTGTTGTATGGAGATGGCAATGCCAGTCATGATCTGGAACTGGATGGGTCTGATGATTCCATTCCGGATACCTATACCGGAAATTATGAAGGCATTATTCCCATGCTGAAACGATGGTTTTTTTCAACGCAGACAACGGAATGGCTGCGCGAGTGGGTAGAGCAGTTTATGAGGCTAAAGCCGTGTCCTGTATGCAACGGATCCCGGTTGAAAAAAGAAAGCCTCTGGTTTAAGATCGATGACCGGAATATTGCAGAGCTTAGTTCTCTGAACCTTGATAAGCTGGCCTTATGGCTGAAAGGGCTTGAAAAACGCCTGACCAAAAAACAGAATCTTATTGCCAAGGATATTCTGAAGGAGATCCGCGAACGGCTGCAGTTCCTTTTGGATGTGGGGCTGACGTATCTTACCCTGTACCGCCCGTCCAGAACCCTTAGTGGTGGCGAATCTCAACGGATCCGGCTGGCGACGCAGATCGGCTCCCAGTTGCAGGGCATTACCTATATCCTGGATGAACCTTCCATAGGGCTGCATCAGCGCGACAATCACCGGCTGATCCGGTCCCTGCAAAACCTGCGGGATATCGGGAACAGCGTGCTGGTGGTAGAGCATGATAAAGACATTATGCTGGCAGCCGACTACCTGATTGATATAGGACCAAAAGCGGGTTACCATGGCGGGCGTATAGTGGCAAAAGGTACGCCCAAAGAAATTTTGAAATTAGATACCATTACCTCCGGTTACCTGAACGGGCATTTAAAAATAGCGGTTCCTGAAGAAAGGCGAAAAGGCAACGGGCAGTTCCTGGAACTGAAAGGCGCCAGTGGCAATAACCTCAGGAATGTGCATGTGAAATTCCCGCTGGGGAAAATGATCGTGGTAACAGGGGTAAGCGGCTCGGGGAAATCTACTTTGATCAATGATACCCTTTACCCGCTGTTAAGCAACCATTGTTTTCCGGCCAGCAAAATGCAGGCGATGCCCCACAAGTCCATTAAAGGTTTGGAGCACATTGATAAGGTGGTGGAAATAGACCAGTCGCCCATTGGCAGAACCCCGCGGAGCAATCCTGCAACTTATTGCGGATTTTTTACGGATATACGTGCCCTGTTTGCTTCCGTGCCTGAAGCAAAGATCCGGGGCTATAATGCCGGCCGTTTTTCCTTTAACGTAAAAACCGGCCGCTGCGATGTTTGTGAAGGCGGCGGCATGCGCGTGATCGAAATGAATTTTTTACCGGATGTATATGTGCCCTGTGAAAAATGCAATGGCAAACGGTATAACCGGGAAACACTGGAAATCCGTTATAAAGGAAAATCGATCTCCGATGTGCTGGATATGACGGTAGATGATGCGGTGGAATTCTTTCAGCCCGTTCCTTCTATTTACCGGAAAATAAAGACCCTGCAGGATGTGGGATTGGGATATATTACCCTGGGCCAGAGTGCTGTAACCCTTAGCGGGGGGGAAGCGCAGCGGGTAAAGCTGAGCACGGAGCTTTCAAAAAAAGATACAGGGAAAACATTTTATATACTGGATGAGCCTACTACCGGGCTGCATTTTGAAGACATCAAGCACCTGCTGAGCGTGCTGAATAAGCTGGCAGATAAAGGAAATACCGTATTGGTAATTGAGCACAACATGGACGTCATAAAAGTGGCAGATCATATTATTGACTTAGGCCCGGAAGGCGGCGACGGTGGCGGCCGGATCCTGTTTGAAGGCACGCCGGAAGCATTGGTAAAAATAAAAGACAGCTATACCGGTTTGTATTTAAAGGAAGAATTAAATTAA
- a CDS encoding response regulator transcription factor: MTTKNILLIDDHPMVLEGLKALFQNREGITVAAAFTRGREAIAYLKKQPAVDVIFLDINLPEINGFELCKMIKKDFPAIKILALSTHYERSGVARMIQNGASGYIAKTAGAGELITAIDTVCNNGMYLGAGIQEKLTLPGQQGSGAPLPRLTRREKEILLHIADGKTTAQIAGLLFMSPLTAETHRKNLMRKLGAGNTATLIKIAVENGLL; encoded by the coding sequence ATGACAACAAAAAATATATTGCTGATCGATGACCACCCTATGGTGCTGGAGGGATTAAAAGCGCTGTTTCAAAACCGGGAGGGAATAACGGTTGCAGCAGCTTTCACCAGGGGAAGAGAAGCCATTGCCTATTTAAAAAAGCAGCCCGCGGTTGATGTGATCTTTTTGGATATTAATCTTCCGGAGATCAATGGGTTTGAATTGTGTAAAATGATCAAAAAAGATTTTCCTGCTATAAAGATCCTGGCATTAAGTACACATTATGAGCGGAGCGGTGTAGCACGTATGATACAGAATGGCGCATCCGGCTATATAGCCAAGACCGCCGGCGCAGGGGAACTGATAACTGCTATTGATACGGTTTGCAACAATGGTATGTACCTGGGGGCCGGTATCCAGGAAAAGCTTACCCTGCCTGGTCAGCAGGGCAGCGGCGCGCCATTGCCAAGGCTAACGCGCCGGGAAAAAGAAATACTGCTGCATATTGCCGATGGTAAAACCACTGCACAAATAGCCGGATTGCTTTTTATGAGCCCGCTTACGGCAGAAACGCATCGCAAAAACCTGATGCGCAAGCTGGGTGCCGGTAATACGGCAACATTGATCAAAATAGCCGTAGAGAACGGATTGCTGTAA
- the leuD gene encoding 3-isopropylmalate dehydratase small subunit, with translation MAYDKFTVLTSTAVPLPIENVDTDQIIPARFLKATERKGFGDNLFRDWRYNSDDTPKKDFVLNNPIYSGKILVGGKNFGSGSSREHAAWAIYDYGFRCVVSSFFADIFKGNSLNIGLLPVTVSETFLDKIFKAIEADPKTEIEVNLPEQTITILATGDQESFDINGYKKHNMLNGFDDIDYLQSAKEDIKAFAEKSLY, from the coding sequence ATGGCATACGATAAATTTACAGTGCTCACTTCTACAGCAGTTCCCTTACCCATTGAGAACGTGGATACCGACCAGATCATTCCGGCCCGGTTCCTGAAAGCTACCGAACGCAAAGGCTTTGGCGACAACCTGTTCCGCGACTGGCGGTATAACAGTGACGATACTCCCAAAAAGGATTTCGTTTTAAACAATCCCATCTACTCCGGGAAGATCCTGGTAGGAGGTAAAAATTTTGGCAGCGGCAGCAGCCGTGAGCATGCCGCCTGGGCGATTTACGATTACGGGTTCCGGTGCGTGGTGTCCAGTTTCTTTGCAGACATCTTTAAAGGCAATTCCCTGAACATTGGCCTGCTGCCCGTTACGGTAAGTGAAACCTTTCTCGACAAGATCTTCAAAGCCATTGAAGCCGATCCTAAAACTGAAATTGAGGTAAACCTTCCGGAGCAGACCATTACGATTCTGGCTACCGGCGACCAGGAAAGCTTCGACATTAACGGTTATAAAAAGCACAATATGCTGAACGGGTTTGATGATATTGATTATCTTCAGTCAGCAAAAGAAGACATTAAAGCATTTGCCGAAAAAAGTTTGTATTAG
- a CDS encoding OmpA family protein, translating into MKQLRNLSLGLALTGLTLAGCDSMNRTQKGAVIGTGGGAAMGAVIGKAAGNAGLGAIIGAAVGGTAGALIGKKMDKQAEEIKQEVPGAKVERVGEGITVEFNSAVLFGFDQSSITAQAQQTLNELIKILNKYPDTDLEIQGYTDNTGTAKYNQALSERRASSVANYLGSNGIALERMTTKGFGLNNPKYSNDTPEGRAQNRRVEFVISANDKMKADAQKEAGSGTN; encoded by the coding sequence ATGAAACAATTAAGAAATTTATCGCTTGGATTGGCTCTGACCGGTCTTACACTTGCAGGTTGCGACTCAATGAACCGTACTCAAAAAGGTGCTGTTATAGGAACCGGTGGCGGTGCTGCTATGGGTGCCGTTATAGGTAAAGCAGCCGGAAATGCCGGATTAGGGGCCATCATTGGCGCTGCCGTAGGAGGTACTGCCGGGGCACTTATCGGCAAAAAGATGGATAAACAGGCCGAAGAAATCAAACAGGAAGTACCCGGTGCCAAAGTAGAACGGGTAGGCGAAGGCATCACTGTAGAGTTCAATAGCGCTGTACTATTTGGTTTCGACCAGTCAAGCATTACTGCACAGGCACAACAAACATTAAACGAGCTGATCAAAATCTTAAATAAATACCCGGATACAGACCTGGAAATACAGGGATATACAGATAATACGGGTACTGCAAAATACAACCAGGCACTATCAGAAAGAAGGGCTTCTTCCGTTGCCAATTATTTAGGCAGTAACGGTATTGCTCTGGAGCGGATGACGACAAAAGGCTTTGGTTTGAATAATCCCAAATACAGCAATGATACGCCTGAGGGCCGCGCACAGAACCGCCGGGTAGAGTTTGTAATCTCTGCCAACGATAAAATGAAGGCCGATGCGCAAAAAGAAGCCGGCTCAGGCACAAACTAA
- a CDS encoding response regulator transcription factor, with translation MTASTKLLIVDAREIIRAGLYYILHHSEKTAHFNIFQAKDLFEAKVSITANAPDLILLAYQSAATTEDSLFAWLKEYNVSIPVIVLFDYPQPLFPEKMKATNIKGYILKDIGSEELIHSIEQVLEGQPFFSGQVQYVSKHLLPESILKELHITRREQEIIGFIIKKLSSKEISEKLFLSKRTVETHRQNILKKFRVKSTSALIRALLM, from the coding sequence ATGACCGCCTCAACCAAACTATTGATCGTAGATGCCCGGGAAATTATCAGGGCCGGACTGTATTATATCCTGCATCATTCCGAAAAGACCGCTCATTTTAATATATTCCAGGCAAAGGACCTGTTTGAAGCCAAAGTATCCATTACGGCAAATGCGCCCGATCTCATATTGCTGGCTTACCAATCAGCAGCTACAACGGAAGACAGTTTGTTTGCCTGGCTGAAAGAATACAATGTATCCATTCCTGTAATAGTACTGTTCGACTATCCGCAGCCTTTATTCCCGGAAAAAATGAAGGCCACTAACATAAAGGGATATATACTAAAAGACATAGGATCTGAAGAACTGATCCATTCCATTGAGCAGGTATTGGAAGGGCAACCGTTTTTCTCCGGGCAGGTTCAATATGTAAGCAAGCATCTCTTGCCTGAAAGTATTCTTAAGGAACTGCATATAACCAGGCGGGAGCAGGAGATCATTGGGTTTATCATTAAAAAATTAAGTTCAAAGGAAATTTCTGAAAAATTATTTTTAAGTAAGCGAACGGTTGAAACCCACCGGCAGAATATCCTTAAAAAATTCAGGGTCAAAAGTACATCAGCGCTGATCCGGGCGCTGTTAATGTAA
- a CDS encoding porin family protein: protein MKMKNQLLKTLAVAIAAVTLSGSAMAQVEIGIRAGANFSNAAIKSGSNDWDTKLQPGWHAGLTFDIPVADEFYVQPGALYSSKGFKLESNGAVNSETKFNASYIEVPVNFLYKPEVGNGNLLLGVGPYLGIGLGGKVKGDFSAGSFSYSDDAKLQFVNDADDADNNKFPYAKPIDFGGNLLFGYEFANKLSVQLNGQLGLINVAPKNGFYDKMKTSQFGVSLGYKF from the coding sequence ATGAAAATGAAAAATCAATTATTAAAAACCCTGGCTGTTGCAATAGCCGCCGTTACCCTTTCAGGCTCAGCTATGGCTCAGGTTGAAATCGGGATCAGGGCTGGTGCTAACTTTTCCAATGCAGCAATTAAAAGCGGAAGCAATGATTGGGACACAAAACTGCAGCCTGGCTGGCATGCCGGCTTAACGTTTGACATTCCGGTGGCTGATGAGTTTTATGTGCAGCCGGGTGCACTGTACAGTTCCAAGGGCTTTAAACTGGAAAGCAACGGTGCCGTAAATTCAGAAACAAAGTTCAATGCTTCTTATATTGAAGTGCCCGTTAACTTTCTTTACAAACCGGAGGTAGGCAACGGCAATCTTTTATTAGGTGTTGGACCTTATTTAGGCATTGGTTTAGGTGGTAAGGTAAAGGGTGATTTTTCTGCGGGCTCTTTTAGTTACAGCGATGATGCCAAATTACAGTTTGTAAATGATGCTGATGATGCAGACAACAACAAATTCCCTTATGCCAAGCCCATTGACTTTGGTGGCAATCTGCTCTTTGGCTATGAATTTGCCAACAAACTATCAGTACAACTGAATGGCCAGCTGGGGCTGATCAATGTAGCTCCTAAAAACGGATTTTACGACAAAATGAAAACCAGCCAGTTTGGTGTTTCACTGGGGTACAAATTCTAA
- a CDS encoding tetratricopeptide repeat-containing sensor histidine kinase, with protein sequence MQEQQRYFIVTYRYLLAVYLLFCGAVSGLCQDPLASPQRLDSLKRALAIQSGNEAGYTLVRIADYYQRLNKGADSAALPYARKAFGVFRSSGNGFGMAWAKFEEGSALMNMRLLDSALAVLQSAKDIPITDTAKRKNELLGTIWNQISAVYDRQGNLETSTAVSLTKALPYFEKAGNQARIASIYSDLGVTFLNFNDYEKAAVYYKKELFDTHIEKKETFYATDFSRLGFCLTRLKRLQEARPCFDSAYRILKNTPMSYPWLKYFYFLGYWEKESGHFSDALANYDQALDAGKKINDTASLVNVLFAKYDLLFMQQKFGDAKKVAYSIKKVNDDLHDTIALNRLTEYKTLWEIEKATGNDKRALGWLEKYTALSDTVSKRNQLVQINDLVNKYQAEKKEKEILQLQSTARQQQLTLNKNRFTSLLLAAGLLITLLLLAGAAVILNNRKKLARQQLLQKENEKQLAVYNAMLEGQEKERSRLSKELHDGLGGMLTGARLRLQSINGQEGNRSIDGVIHQLSGAGSELRRIAHNMMPENLLRFGLNAALRDLCDSLQSSRTGIHFYSSNISKSLPQNEQLIIYRIIQELLNNALKYADATEIIVDCMQDADKVFITVEDNGVGFKNTPEQAEGVGLMNVRNRISYLHGDMVIESEPGQGTTIRITVTVNNRSKDFFINEEGVLRTNKK encoded by the coding sequence ATGCAGGAACAACAGAGATACTTCATTGTCACATACAGGTATTTACTGGCTGTATACCTGCTGTTCTGTGGTGCCGTCAGCGGGCTTTGCCAGGATCCCCTGGCCAGCCCGCAGCGGCTCGACAGCCTGAAACGTGCGCTGGCCATACAATCCGGTAATGAAGCCGGTTATACCCTGGTGCGTATTGCAGATTATTACCAGCGGTTGAATAAAGGGGCCGACAGTGCGGCTTTACCGTATGCCCGTAAAGCATTCGGGGTTTTCAGGAGTTCAGGCAATGGTTTTGGAATGGCCTGGGCCAAATTCGAGGAAGGCTCTGCGCTGATGAATATGCGGCTGCTGGATTCAGCCCTTGCCGTTTTACAATCAGCAAAAGATATTCCGATCACTGATACGGCAAAGCGGAAAAATGAATTACTGGGCACCATCTGGAACCAGATCAGCGCTGTTTACGACCGGCAGGGCAACCTGGAAACCAGCACCGCTGTTTCTTTAACGAAAGCCCTGCCTTATTTTGAAAAAGCAGGTAACCAGGCCAGGATCGCAAGCATCTATTCTGATCTGGGCGTTACTTTCCTGAATTTTAATGATTATGAAAAAGCTGCCGTTTATTATAAAAAAGAGCTTTTTGATACGCATATAGAAAAAAAAGAAACGTTTTATGCCACCGACTTCAGTCGCCTCGGTTTTTGTTTAACCCGCCTGAAAAGGCTGCAGGAAGCCCGCCCCTGCTTTGATTCGGCCTACCGCATCCTTAAAAACACTCCCATGTCTTACCCCTGGCTTAAATATTTTTACTTTTTGGGCTATTGGGAAAAAGAATCCGGCCACTTCTCCGATGCGCTTGCTAATTACGACCAGGCCCTGGATGCAGGTAAAAAAATTAATGATACGGCAAGCCTGGTAAATGTGTTGTTTGCAAAGTATGATCTTTTGTTTATGCAGCAGAAATTTGGGGATGCAAAAAAGGTGGCTTACAGCATTAAAAAAGTAAATGACGATCTGCACGATACAATAGCGCTGAACCGGCTGACAGAATATAAGACTTTATGGGAAATTGAAAAGGCTACCGGTAATGATAAAAGGGCATTAGGCTGGCTGGAAAAGTATACGGCCTTATCCGATACGGTGAGCAAACGCAACCAGTTGGTGCAGATCAATGACCTGGTGAATAAATACCAGGCAGAAAAAAAGGAGAAGGAGATCTTACAGTTACAAAGTACAGCCCGGCAACAGCAGCTTACTTTAAATAAGAACCGCTTTACCAGTTTATTACTGGCGGCCGGGCTGTTGATCACCCTGTTGCTGCTGGCCGGTGCTGCAGTGATCCTTAATAACCGCAAAAAGCTGGCCCGGCAGCAGCTTTTACAAAAGGAGAACGAAAAGCAGTTAGCCGTTTATAACGCCATGCTGGAAGGGCAGGAAAAAGAGCGCAGCCGCCTGTCGAAAGAACTGCATGACGGGTTGGGAGGAATGCTGACGGGTGCCCGGCTGCGGTTGCAGAGCATTAATGGGCAGGAGGGGAATCGTTCTATTGACGGGGTAATTCACCAGCTTTCCGGTGCGGGCAGTGAGCTGAGGCGTATAGCGCATAATATGATGCCGGAGAACCTGTTGCGTTTCGGGCTGAACGCAGCGCTCAGGGATCTGTGCGACAGCCTGCAGTCCAGCCGAACCGGGATTCATTTTTACAGTAGTAACATCAGTAAAAGCCTGCCGCAGAATGAGCAACTGATCATTTACCGGATCATACAGGAACTGCTGAACAATGCGCTCAAATATGCGGATGCTACTGAAATTATAGTGGATTGTATGCAGGATGCAGATAAAGTATTTATTACAGTTGAAGATAACGGAGTCGGTTTTAAAAACACACCGGAGCAGGCAGAAGGGGTGGGGCTGATGAACGTGCGGAACCGGATCAGTTATTTGCATGGGGATATGGTAATTGAATCTGAGCCCGGACAGGGAACAACGATCCGCATTACAGTAACCGTGAACAACCGGTCAAAAGATTTTTTCATAAACGAAGAAGGTGTTCTGAGAACAAATAAAAAATGA
- a CDS encoding lysozyme inhibitor LprI family protein, protein MKKNRYKKLFVFLLLEISLYAQSQTRADVDRLYEQQLQHCADATGHTDQCNRRLYDGLDSLLNVAYKNLLSKLSPSKRSALQKEERNWIKKRDLQFQQFEKEVNTHDGTSVPGTEIYDTFLYEKKNELVRKRVLQLIERL, encoded by the coding sequence ATGAAAAAAAACCGGTATAAAAAACTGTTTGTTTTCCTGCTTCTTGAAATAAGCCTGTATGCGCAATCGCAGACCCGGGCAGATGTGGACAGGCTGTATGAACAACAATTGCAGCATTGCGCTGATGCCACGGGGCATACAGATCAATGCAACAGGCGTTTATATGATGGTTTGGATTCTTTACTGAATGTAGCTTATAAAAATCTTTTAAGCAAGCTGTCTCCTTCAAAGCGGTCAGCGCTGCAAAAGGAAGAAAGGAACTGGATCAAAAAACGGGATCTTCAGTTTCAGCAATTTGAAAAGGAAGTCAACACCCATGATGGCACTTCTGTGCCCGGCACTGAAATTTATGATACGTTTTTATACGAAAAGAAAAATGAATTGGTGAGGAAGCGGGTACTGCAGCTGATAGAGCGCCTGTGA
- a CDS encoding GNAT family N-acetyltransferase, which yields MIQKGNTFIRKAIPQEASLIHELALDIWPKAFEEILSPEQIRYMFRMMYATDVLKKEMERGVEFYILNHEGAAAGYTAIEQKNETAWKLHKIYLSQKLHGKGFGKYQLHTMEAIARNNGAEYLCLNVNRYNKALDFYRSQGYIITGTEDIDIGGGYFMNDYVMQKRL from the coding sequence ATGATCCAAAAAGGAAATACCTTCATCAGAAAAGCCATACCGCAGGAAGCTTCCTTAATTCATGAGCTGGCGCTTGACATCTGGCCCAAAGCTTTTGAAGAAATTTTATCACCGGAACAGATCCGGTATATGTTCCGCATGATGTACGCAACGGATGTGCTGAAAAAAGAAATGGAGCGGGGCGTGGAATTTTATATCCTGAATCATGAAGGAGCCGCCGCCGGTTACACGGCTATTGAACAGAAAAATGAAACGGCCTGGAAACTGCATAAGATTTATCTCTCTCAAAAACTCCATGGCAAAGGATTTGGAAAATACCAGTTACATACAATGGAGGCCATTGCCCGGAATAATGGCGCTGAATACCTGTGCCTGAATGTAAACCGCTATAATAAAGCTCTTGATTTTTACAGATCGCAGGGATATATCATTACAGGAACGGAAGATATTGATATTGGCGGCGGCTATTTTATGAATGATTATGTTATGCAAAAAAGATTATAA